ctcattttttttttttggtcatgtttagcatgagaatccaactctttaacagtgtaaataactacatgcatgcatgaaatagcattagacctcgccttttaaggggtcatatgacgttgctaaaaataacagtattttgtgtatttggtgtaatgcaatgtgtttatgcagtttaagattcaaaaaacacattattttccatataatgtacattattgttgctctatgccccgcctttttgaaacacgttgatttttataaagctcattgttctgaaaagcgaggtgtgctatgattggccagctgcgttgtgattggccgaatacctcaagcatgtgatggaaatgttacgcctcttaccatactgtgatgctgtgtcccgatgccatgagacaaaaccaataaaacccattacaaacgaggcatttgttgcatccagtggggacataattactgattatactgacttatgctgtctttttacgcgtttcGTTGCGTATCAcgccacaaaaacataaaaccatatcttcatttatgattggagaaacgacaaacaacaagctctactctacactgttcaaaactcacgtttgaatcatcattggcaaatcctttacatatgaaaacgtacttacaggctgtgagacagaagcgccagactgtcctcgCAAAGTTGGAaatgccccactttatagaaacagcgtTTGTGCACAGACATCATTGTAGGCTACTCGCCcagtttcaggaaacagtcctctgtaaaatgtgctgcacacatctgaatatttgggttgaactgttctggaacagtgttgtgaatataacttaaccactgatttctagttgtgtcctcttttgaaagaccaaacaaagtagtttcgctttcacaaagaaacacacagagtctccaccacatggcggcagcaacaatactacaacgagaatcaaagttatgccttctttctttgtatgaacatttgggcggcgttatgcaaatcttcccacacagtgacatagacatgcaTGGATGAGTcttatcttttataaagaatatctctttgggtttaagactttagtatttgcaactttaccagatcttctttatgcaccaagatcttgtaacacccacaaagagaaaggaaaacttgaaattgcatcatatgacccctttaatctcaCAATTGTTCAATCaggaaattattaatttctttttatcacAAATAAGTGAACAGTGGGTCCAATTTTTGACGTCACGTCCActctaaaatttattttaaaatattctgttatgttttattttgttaatgaaaattattataatgaatatttggTAATcagtttagaattgtttttttcttatatgttTTCAATATGGAGCTGGAGTCCTGTTAAAAGGCGTTCACACTAACAgggtttgttggtttgtttgcatGAGTCATATCACCAACAGTCACTGTCATTCATACCACCAGCATTCGCCTGTCAACAAAAGacagcttttgttttcttttgtttacagGGTGCCTTTGTCAGTCTTTTGTAATAGGCTGTCCCTTTATAAATGAACGAAAGCCAGTTCTTTAGTGTCATCACCTTCTAGGAAAATTACATCATAGTTTTTGtgggtgggggaaaaaaagacaaaagcacaaacatcatatttttaaaaagaaaacatatatatttatgtgatgTTGTGTGGCATGGTCACTGTAAAACAGTTCAGTCtgctaaaatgaaaacagtctttattataatataaaaatgtaaatagttgGTTATTATTAAAGTTGACTTTAAGCTGACACACTCATCTAAGCAAACTCTCAGTCCATCAATCCTTGCTGTACAATTGTTAActtttgctatttattttcatCCTTTTTGGCATCCTGTTTATTTCCATGCTATTGAAATGTCACTTATACACATTTAGAGAAATACTTCCTTAaattaatacacaaatatattcAGTTTCAAAGGTATCATTTTATTTCCAGTCATATATCCCTGGTAGAGAATATACTCTCAGTCACACcactggattgagttatctgcaCAGCCAATATGACTATGCTATAAGAAAACCCaatgtattattgtaatatatgctTATGCATAATTTTCAGGTCATCGTTATGGAACAATGTGAGTAAAAGTGACCAATCCAAATGTCGCTCTTTGGCCATTGGCGGTGAGATCTGGTAGGCATTAAATGTAGTTTCAGACTGATCTTTTGCTGcattaaacataaatcaaaatatttcagtAACACATATTTTACTGTAGGATGTCAATAGTGGACTTCACTGAAAACTTTAGGGGCATTGATATTTGTTTCCTCAGTCCTGATTTTCTGGACAGTTCCTCTAAATGCAGATGGACTTCCACATGCTATTACGGCAGCTGGGATGCTGGGACTACAGCTGGTGGCCATCCCAGTAATAAAGGTACGTAATACCTTCACTGAGAGTGAGTGAAATCTTAATACATTGAGGACCTTACTAATGTTGAGAACCATTAATGTTCAACAAGTAAACATATTTGTGTAAACATTGGCTTTTCATTCTAAGTTAATTCTAAAACCTTTGAGATTTGCCTATATTGATTTTTGTTTCTATATTGAGTTATATAGTTATAGTCTATATATGGTGGAATTTACtgatatgtaatttaattatataatagtgGTGGGAGGAATTTGGAATCTCTTTCAGTTTGCTCAATGGTATAGGCTACTTGTGCAGTGACGTACTATGCTATGCTATTTAAGATCATTAAATCTGAGCACAGAATTCCAGAGCCTAGGTCAGAACAAAGATAACAAGTCAAAAACAAGTGGGAGAAGACTGCTCGTTTAGGTTGTTACCCTTGAAggtaaagtatatttatttatatctttcttCAAAATCGAATGCATCCACTGATTATATTGCATGTCTCTGAATAATTATCAAGACATAAcaagctgataacacaggctcatccgggtaactgaagtCAGCTCTGTACTCTTGCAAGGAAcagtttttcttggtggaagctttgcagtagtttagctaataaaatattaaaacttgattcaaaatggtgtacaattgtttaattatgtatttCTGGTATTGCtcttgtttcatacaaatgcagctgctgtCATTTTACTACGATTGTTTAGTACGCTGaaatggattataagataactaacaaactagtaaggttttaaaacattttaatcttaaatcttttattgccttaattatttatgtggtgaaatgttgtgtaataagtggtttgactgcaccgtttcccttaaatgtccaagttagtttgaatttgccgcttgctcatGTGTTCACGGAAGTGTTcactttgcgttcaaatatttcaactgaaatcaatattttgtgtctaattatttacttatgtggcaagtagccatgtaataagcagaataatgtacacccagccagttgttatcacagaataaccccCAACATGTTTTATCAGGACACCGATGCGAAGCGGAGGTTGTCCAGCCAGTTGTTATCGCagaatgtacattatcccttacttattaccacggctctgtggaatacttgattctgattggtcagtcgcaacattccaaggtatgttatccctggataaaaACCTGTAAAAGACCTGTAAACaaccattcaaatattttaactcaaatcaatatttcgcgtctaattatttacttatgtggcaagtagccgtgaaATAAGCGGGATAAGTGCTTTGCGTCAGGGTCCTGATCACactgtcagggtttattctgcgagaacaaccggctggatgtacaatATCCCTTACATGTCTTTCAAAGGAACAAGACTAAACTCACAACAAGTCAAACAAGTCCCTTATCTTTTAGgtctttgaaaacaaaacagcataacATAGAGCTGTGACATCTCGCCAGATGTGACACCTTTATCTGTTTTTCATTATAGCTTATCATAAGAAACAGACTTTTGCAACTGAAAAAATGCCTCCACCTCTTGTAAACAAGAAACCCAGGATTGAATccaccacaaaaaacaacacaggcACTCTCGACGACCCTTTGAAATTCTTGGATCAGGACTACCAGGAGCTGCAGAAGAGCTGTATCACCAGTAAAAAGATTTTTGTTGATGACAAGTTCCCTCCAGACAGCAGCTCCATTGACCCAAATAAGAAACTTGAACTGGATCTGGGCCAAATCGAGTGGTTGAGGCCATCAGTAAGTTACCTGTACTGACTTTTCATCTTCAGACCTTCAGTAACTTGTTTAAAAGAATCATTGTCAAAGTATTGCAAAATGTCTCTGAAGGGTTGTCAGAACAGGTACACCTGTCACATTTCCCAGCACGTCTGATTTACAATAGTGGCAAGATATCTCTAGTGTCTTGAAAGCAGACCCAAAGTGCATTATATGAATCTAAATGCCCTTTTCTAGTATTCCCAAAAACCCTGGGCCAAATTTAATTGTATTCTCACCGTTTAGAAATTAGTAGCAGACCCTCAGCTTATTGTCCAGGGCGTGTCCAGGTTTGACTATTCCCAAGGATCTTATTTaggtatgtttatttatgtatttctataCATACTCCAGTAGACATGTTATCTACCCCGTAAATGATGTCACTGTATATACATGTACTGTACACTAGCCTTTGGTCAACTCAttgaattatttgtttctttaatgttTGTGCCTTTATCTCAGGAAACTGCTGGTTTCTTGCTTCAGTTGGGGCTTTAACATTTCAGAAGGACATCATGGACCAGGTCATGCCAGCTGACCAGTCATTTGGCAAAGATTATGCAGGGATATTTCACTTCAGAGTGAGttctttggtctttttttttagtataactgAATACTGTTTTAAAGTACATCAGTCCTTAAGCCTAATGTTGTGGTTAATTTGTATAGTTCTGGCGGTTTGGGAAATGGATTGATGTTGTCATTGATGACAGACTTCCAACAATCAAAGGCGAACTCGTttttgttctttcaaaaacatctaatgAGTTTTGGCCTGCCTTACTGGAGAAAGCTTATGCCAAGTAGGTGCCAGTATGTtgtggtaaaatattttttcttatagcgttgaaattatgtttatttattgaacatgAAATGATTTCACCATTATGgtctttagtaaaaaaaatttatgtaacTTCATTTTAAAGTTGCCTTTAAGAtggaaatatttataattttacattgtcACAAATATAACAGTCattttataatcatcaaaaatttgAGTATTCCAACAGCATGTTTGGTCCACTGTCGTATATACTTGATATGTACTTTTACAGGGTGTGTGGCTCATATGCTGACATGCATACTGGTTTTGTGTCTGAGGCTCTGGTAGACTTCACCGGTGGCGTCCATGTGTGCTTTGAACTAGAAAAAACTGCTATTGATTTGTGGAGCCTGATGGACCGTGCAGTCAAAAAAAAGGCTCTGATGGCCTGCGACACCCATCAGGGGGTAAGCAGTGACCTCAGGCTTGATCTTTCATTACTGTAACAGATATTATCATCTTGAACATCTAAAGCATTGTAATTGAAGCATTTTGTTAGGTTTTGCAATTGCATTAACTAAATCTAAATGAATACAgtgaatatttttacaatgtatgaTGTAGGGCACAATGTAGagcattaataatacataaaacaatgctattttttatttcctgCTACATATTTTACTTTGGCAGCATTACTGatatattacgttttttttttttcttttcataccATATCAGGAAAAATCTGAGAATGTATTACCCAATGGTATTGTTCAGGGCCATGCATATACTGTGACAGGGGTTTTTAAGGTAAGTACCATCAGATTTCATAGCTTTCAATATAACCCAGGTTTTTAATAGCAAGTTAGAtcaactgtcccatagactgccaagtaaaatacaaggtccataaaaggaatgaaagtcatagtcagaatactccatctgccaccagacatgcaatctgggttatatgaagtgacaggaacactttttgtaaacgaagaaaacaaaaataatgacttcattcaacaattcctttctcaacagtctcctctgtgtctctccatatcaccatatgctgcgtatgctcttctgtatcatccgcgccacaagcaTGCACTGTTTGTACGtgtattttgctttgattttaaagaaaacagcgcatccttgtggcgcatacggtgatatggagagacacagaggagactgttgacaaaggaattgttgaataaagttgttatttttgttttctttgcttacaaaaagtgttcccgtcacttcaaataacccagattgcacgtctgatggcagatggagtattctgacgacgactttcatacattttatggaccttgacactgttatttacttggcagtctatggggacagtcacaggcctccctgttttcttccaaaatatcttaaattgtgttccgaagacgaactgagctttttaagggtttggaatgacatgggggtaagtgattaatgacaaaattttcaatttggggtggagtatccctttaagttacagATGAGCTCCACCCTTTGGTATGTTCTTTGTACGATTTGTACTCGTTCAGGTGTATCTCTTATGTCAGGTCTGTGATTTTGCAAGAGTAGGTTCTTAGAAATAATTTGTTGTTCTTAATTTAACTCAAAGCATTGTGTGCAGGCAGTTCAGCCCTCAggtaaaatgttatttcataatgatCCTGGTGAAAAACCTATATGGCATATTCTGAGTTTAGGTGACATCCCACAGAATAATAGCTGCCCATGATAAGGGTTTAAAGAGTTTTATCATAAGCATTTTGAATTAAAAGTGTCATGTCACGGTGTAACAGGTAACATTCCGAGGAAAAACCAGTAAAGCTGGTGAGAGTGTTGAATCCGTGGGGAATGGGCGAGTGGAACGGTGCCTGGAGTGACAAGTAAGACTCACATGAAACTATATAGACTCACTAATCCCAACATTGATCAAGTAACACTGTTTGTTTGTAACACTGGATAATTAATGATTATATGAATCAGAAGTTT
This window of the Cyprinus carpio isolate SPL01 unplaced genomic scaffold, ASM1834038v1 S000006728, whole genome shotgun sequence genome carries:
- the LOC109055952 gene encoding calpain-1 catalytic subunit-like, producing MPPPLVNKKPRIESTTKNNTGTLDDPLKFLDQDYQELQKSCITSKKIFVDDKFPPDSSSIDPNKKLELDLGQIEWLRPSKLVADPQLIVQGVSRFDYSQGSYLGNCWFLASVGALTFQKDIMDQVMPADQSFGKDYAGIFHFRFWRFGKWIDVVIDDRLPTIKGELVFVLSKTSNEFWPALLEKAYAKVCGSYADMHTGFVSEALVDFTGGVHVCFELEKTAIDLWSLMDRAVKKKALMACDTHQGEKSENVLPNGIVQGHAYTVTGVFKVISSEKPVKLVRVLNPWGMGEWNGAWSDKSSLWNKVSEKERTTCRSLANDGEFWMSMEDFSKNFEEIDICCLSPDFLDSSSKCSWATTCYNGSWESGTTAGGCINNKDSFWTNPQFRVRIEALDEECASGQCRENILVSLMQIHENRHRSLVSNYFIGFSVYLIPPEMKDEKFPAKFFYRRRTVEESENFVDKRHVMKFFKLEPGEYLIVPSTFNPKESAKFMLSIFTKTESNRR